AAGATTTACGAAGGGATCGAAACAAAAAAAGTTCTTAAGATTGTATTCAAACTTTTGGAAAAATACAAGCCTGCAATAAAAAATAGGATTGATCTTCGGAGAGCCTTGTCACTGCTTAAATCAAAACCGGATTTTGAGCAATTTATTCAGATTTTACTAAGTGAACACGGTTACAAAGTTACACCAAATCGCATCATAAGGGGGAAGTGTGGTGAGCATGAAGTAGATGCTATTGCAAGAAAAAATGGAAGAAGTTACATCGTTGAGGTGAAACATCATTATGATTACCATACACCGACGGGTTTGGATGAAAGTCGTATATCGAGGGCTGTCTTTGAAGATGTCACAGAGGGATTTGAATTGGGCATGAATAAATTCAAAATAGATAAAGCAATGATAGTCTGTAATACAAAGTTGTCAGCACACTCTGAGAAATATGCACGCTGTAGAGGAATAGATCACATTTGCTGGAGTCATCCCAAAGAGTCTGGCCTTCAGACAATGGTTGAAAAAAAGAAACTTTATCCAGCAACCTACTGCAAAGGCATGAATAGGGAGGATAGGGACAAATTATCTTCTGCAGGAATAATTCTTCTAAGGCAAATTATTGATATGTCGCCAGAAGAGATCAGAAGAAAAACTAGGATCAATAAGGATAAAATAAATAAATTGAGAGAGAGAGCAAAGACAATTTATTATGATGGTAAATAGATTTGCTATGATTATATATCTTAATATTAATAGTAGGGATTTCTGATTTGTCATACGATGATATTGTAAAAGAGAGTATAGAACGCATTAATGAAAGGTCAAAAACTGATGAAGAATTGAAACGAATTCTCAAAGAGTATGATGGAAGAAGATTGGTTGTGAATGTTGTAGATGACGTAACTTATGCTGTAAATATTTCATCTGATGGTTTATCTGTTGATACTTCCACTACTGCTAATCCTGAAGATATGTATCTTGAGATAGACAAGGATGCTATAAAGAAGATAGTTAATCAAGAGATCAATATTTTATCAGCAGCCACCTTAATGCTTTCTGGCAAGATCAAGATTCGTAATATCGGAGCAAAGGAGCTAGACCTTGTAAGAGGATTTTTTGGTTCTTAAATTGACGTGTTTACTCGATTCCTAAAATGTAAAAGTATCAAAATGATGTCCGCTTATCATGAATCGCACTCACACTACGATCTAGGAAGTCTTCTCTTACTACGATTATGACCCTAGAAGTCGGTCTTTGAACGAATCCATCCAATACGTTAATACTATTTTCCTCCAAAGCACCGTAAGCTTTTCCTGCGACCCCAGGAACCTTTGCCATCTCATCTCCTACCAATGTGATAGCTCCTAGACCGTATTCAATTGTTGAGTCCTTATCGAACGCCCTAAGTTCAAGTTCATTATGACGTGCAAATTCACCATCAAGCAACAGAAATCTAGCTAATGATTTACCCTCTTTATCATATGGCCCTAATTCTAGGAAATCGG
This Candidatus Bathyarchaeota archaeon DNA region includes the following protein-coding sequences:
- a CDS encoding restriction endonuclease — encoded protein: MAVSVIKADGSRQLFDREKVMRTSIRMGASRAEAENIANEVEAKIYEGIETKKVLKIVFKLLEKYKPAIKNRIDLRRALSLLKSKPDFEQFIQILLSEHGYKVTPNRIIRGKCGEHEVDAIARKNGRSYIVEVKHHYDYHTPTGLDESRISRAVFEDVTEGFELGMNKFKIDKAMIVCNTKLSAHSEKYARCRGIDHICWSHPKESGLQTMVEKKKLYPATYCKGMNREDRDKLSSAGIILLRQIIDMSPEEIRRKTRINKDKINKLRERAKTIYYDGK
- a CDS encoding SCP2 sterol-binding domain-containing protein, giving the protein MSYDDIVKESIERINERSKTDEELKRILKEYDGRRLVVNVVDDVTYAVNISSDGLSVDTSTTANPEDMYLEIDKDAIKKIVNQEINILSAATLMLSGKIKIRNIGAKELDLVRGFFGS
- a CDS encoding aspartate kinase — its product is GNPIKIVTGKKDCAIIELDKSKRDSLEDYLKCAKRHTDFLELGPYDKEGKSLARFLLLDGEFARHNELELRAFDKDSTIEYGLGAITLVGDEMAKVPGVAGKAYGALEENSINVLDGFVQRPTSRVIIVVREDFLDRSVSAIHDKRTSF